A window of Actinopolymorpha sp. NPDC004070 contains these coding sequences:
- a CDS encoding MarR family transcriptional regulator produces MTHHATTRPETMDREEATRLYLAIARLSRWMRRQGASQRGDLGHGGMSALATLTNAGPMRLGDLANREQVAPPTLSRVVASLESAGYAVRTPDPADRRASIVSATEEGQQIARGLRSLRTEALRNRVERLTPEQHEALVAALPALEALVGDDA; encoded by the coding sequence ATGACACACCACGCGACGACACGACCCGAGACCATGGACCGGGAGGAAGCCACCCGGCTCTACCTCGCCATCGCCCGGCTGTCGCGCTGGATGCGCCGGCAGGGCGCGTCCCAGCGCGGTGATCTCGGGCACGGCGGAATGTCCGCTCTGGCGACGTTGACCAACGCGGGTCCGATGCGGCTCGGCGACCTGGCCAACCGCGAGCAGGTCGCACCACCCACCCTGTCGCGGGTGGTGGCCTCGCTGGAGAGCGCGGGGTACGCCGTCCGCACCCCCGATCCCGCCGACCGCCGGGCGAGCATCGTGTCCGCCACCGAGGAGGGCCAGCAGATCGCCCGCGGCCTGCGCTCGCTGCGTACCGAAGCACTGCGCAACCGCGTCGAGCGGCTGACGCCCGAGCAGCACGAGGCGCTTGTCGCCGCGCTGCCGGCGCTGGAGGCACTGGTGGGCGACGACGCCTGA
- a CDS encoding polyphosphate kinase 2 family protein, translating into MSGDDVNKRLADVLALPPGPVDLAKLPTDTTPGFDGGKRAGKRALAELAPTVSELQERLFAEGHTGGTRSLLLVLQGMDTSGKGGTLRHSVGLVDPQGVRITSFKAPTRQELRHDFLWRIRQALPEPGYLGIFDRSHYEDVLVARVHKLVPPETWMTRYDVINEFERELTGNGVTVVKCFLHLSKKEQKKRLTARLEDPTKYWKYNPGDVDERACWEDYQVAYAAALERTNTDAAPWYVVPADRKWYRNLAITKLLVERLSELDPQWPAANFDVDGELARLNRT; encoded by the coding sequence ATGAGCGGGGACGACGTGAACAAGCGGCTGGCTGACGTACTCGCGTTGCCGCCGGGGCCGGTGGATCTGGCGAAGCTCCCCACCGACACCACCCCGGGATTCGACGGCGGCAAGCGCGCCGGCAAACGAGCGCTCGCCGAACTGGCCCCCACGGTGTCGGAACTGCAGGAGCGGCTGTTCGCCGAGGGCCACACCGGTGGCACCCGCAGCCTGCTGCTCGTCCTGCAGGGAATGGACACCTCCGGCAAGGGCGGGACGCTGCGCCACTCGGTCGGCCTGGTGGACCCGCAGGGTGTGCGGATCACGTCGTTCAAGGCACCCACCCGGCAGGAGCTCCGGCACGACTTCCTGTGGCGGATCCGCCAGGCGCTGCCCGAGCCCGGCTACCTCGGGATCTTCGACCGCTCGCACTACGAGGACGTGCTCGTCGCCCGGGTCCACAAGCTCGTCCCGCCGGAAACCTGGATGACCCGCTACGACGTCATCAACGAGTTCGAACGCGAGCTGACCGGCAACGGCGTCACCGTCGTCAAGTGCTTCCTGCACCTGTCGAAGAAGGAACAGAAGAAGCGGCTGACCGCCCGGCTGGAGGACCCGACGAAGTACTGGAAGTACAACCCCGGCGACGTCGACGAGCGCGCCTGCTGGGAGGACTACCAGGTCGCCTACGCCGCCGCGCTGGAACGCACCAACACCGACGCCGCCCCGTGGTACGTCGTGCCCGCCGACCGCAAGTGGTACCGCAACCTCGCCATCACCAAGCTGCTGGTGGAGCGGCTGTCCGAGCTCGATCCGCAGTGGCCGGCCGCGAACTTCGACGTCGACGGCGAACTCGCCCGGCTGAACCGCACCTGA
- a CDS encoding pyrimidine reductase family protein — protein MRILTTGPAEPTSATAELTDAELAEIYRYPADRTWLRVNFVSSVDGAAQGPDGRSGTISGRPDRHVLALLRALCDVVLVGAGTARAERYGPATIRPAFTALREKLGLAPTPPIAVVSHSLDLPDKLLADPRTVVITSRACSPERRAALEGRVDVAIAGEFEVDVTEAVAALTERGYRRILSEGGPSLFAELLARSLVDEVCLTQSPELLAGPAMRITHGPLLAEPTRLTLAALLEEDGFVFQRWLTGSHRETPG, from the coding sequence GTGCGCATCCTCACCACCGGCCCGGCCGAGCCCACATCGGCGACCGCGGAGCTGACCGACGCCGAACTCGCCGAGATCTACCGCTACCCGGCGGACAGGACCTGGCTGCGGGTCAACTTCGTCTCCTCGGTGGACGGCGCCGCGCAGGGACCCGACGGGCGGTCCGGGACTATTTCGGGCCGGCCCGACCGGCACGTCCTCGCCCTGCTGCGGGCGCTGTGCGACGTGGTCCTGGTCGGCGCCGGGACCGCGCGCGCCGAACGCTACGGACCGGCGACCATCCGGCCCGCGTTCACCGCGCTGCGGGAGAAGCTCGGCCTGGCGCCCACCCCGCCGATCGCCGTGGTGAGCCACTCCCTGGACCTGCCGGACAAGCTGCTGGCCGACCCGCGCACCGTCGTGATCACCTCCCGGGCCTGCTCCCCCGAGCGCCGGGCCGCCCTCGAGGGCCGGGTCGACGTCGCGATCGCCGGCGAGTTCGAGGTCGACGTGACCGAGGCCGTCGCCGCGCTGACCGAGCGGGGGTACCGGCGGATCCTCTCCGAGGGTGGCCCGAGCCTGTTCGCGGAACTGCTCGCCCGGTCGCTGGTCGACGAGGTGTGTCTCACCCAGTCGCCGGAACTGCTGGCCGGGCCGGCGATGCGGATCACCCACGGCCCGCTGCTGGCCGAACCCACCCGGCTCACGCTGGCCGCGCTGCTGGAGGAGGACGGCTTCGTGTTCCAGCGCTGGCTCACCGGTTCGCACCGTGAAACGCCGGGGTGA
- a CDS encoding ATP-dependent DNA ligase, translating to MQLPVMPPVSPMLAKPVKHIPHGDHSYEPKWDGFRSIIFRDGDEVEIGSRNERPMTRYFPEVVAAVQAKLPDRCVIDGELVVPDRARGRLDFDTLQQRIHPAASRVRLLSEQTPAHFVAFDLLALDDHDLTGEPFSVRRAALEEALAGVTSPIHLTPATTDRGLAERWFHQFEGAGLDGVIAKPLTGPYEPDKRVMFKIKHERTADCVVAGYRVHKSGPDAIGSLLLGLYNDAGDLASVGVIGAFPLARRRELFTELQPLVTTFDDHPWAWAKQEGGSRTPRNAEQSRWSAGKDLSFVPLRPERVVEVRYDHMEGVRFRHTAQFVRWREDREPQSCRYDQLEEPVRFDLAEILGLE from the coding sequence ATGCAGCTGCCCGTGATGCCACCGGTCTCACCGATGCTCGCCAAGCCGGTCAAGCACATCCCCCACGGCGACCACAGCTACGAGCCCAAGTGGGACGGCTTCCGGTCGATCATCTTCCGCGACGGCGACGAGGTGGAGATCGGCAGCCGCAACGAGCGGCCGATGACGCGCTACTTCCCCGAGGTGGTGGCCGCGGTCCAGGCGAAACTGCCGGACCGGTGCGTGATCGACGGCGAGCTCGTGGTGCCCGACCGTGCCCGCGGGCGGCTCGACTTCGACACCCTGCAGCAGCGGATCCACCCCGCCGCCAGCCGGGTGCGGCTGCTGTCGGAGCAGACGCCCGCCCACTTCGTGGCGTTCGACCTGCTCGCCCTGGACGACCACGACCTCACCGGCGAGCCGTTCTCGGTCCGCCGCGCCGCCCTGGAGGAGGCGCTGGCCGGCGTCACCTCGCCGATCCACCTGACGCCCGCGACCACCGACCGCGGCCTGGCCGAGCGCTGGTTCCACCAGTTCGAGGGCGCCGGGCTGGACGGCGTGATCGCAAAGCCGTTGACCGGGCCGTACGAGCCGGACAAGCGGGTCATGTTCAAGATCAAGCACGAACGCACCGCCGACTGCGTGGTCGCGGGCTACCGCGTGCACAAGAGCGGCCCGGACGCGATCGGCTCGCTGCTGCTCGGTCTCTACAACGACGCGGGTGACCTGGCCAGCGTGGGCGTGATCGGCGCCTTCCCGTTGGCCCGGCGGCGGGAGCTGTTCACCGAGCTGCAGCCGCTGGTCACGACGTTCGACGACCACCCGTGGGCGTGGGCCAAGCAGGAAGGCGGCAGCCGTACGCCCCGCAACGCCGAGCAGAGCCGGTGGAGCGCCGGCAAGGACCTGTCGTTCGTGCCGCTGCGGCCCGAACGCGTCGTCGAGGTGCGCTACGACCACATGGAGGGCGTGCGCTTCCGGCACACCGCGCAGTTCGTCCGATGGCGCGAGGACCGCGAGCCGCAGTCGTGCCGTTACGACCAACTCGAGGAACCGGTCCGCTTCGATCTTGCCGAGATCCTGGGCCTGGAGTGA
- a CDS encoding DUF6596 domain-containing protein gives MTDERAASAAVEQAFTDHWGRLLALLTGQLRSLEIAEESLADAFERALRHWAVDGVPDRPEAWLLTTARRRGVDQLRREKTLARKLPLLVVDAEPAGVTGTADTTDLADLVAGSAEEEIPDERLRLLFTCCHPALAMPARVALTLRMVGGLTTAEIARAFLVSEPTMAARITRAKKKIAAAGIPYRVPRGADLPARLGGVLAVLYLVFTEGHAASSGETLVRSGLCAEAIRLTRVVAALLPAEPEPVALLALMVLQHSRRDARTDEGGRLVVLPDQDRSRWHRAEIDEGVALVERAASYGRLSAYLLQAAIAAEHASASEASDTDWAAIAQLYERLERLTDGSPVVRLNRAVAVAETSGADAGLALLEGLEERLGDYQPLLVARADFLRRTGDHTAARAAYTRARELTGNDAERDFLDRKLAELDDQPAELPPR, from the coding sequence ATGACGGACGAACGGGCCGCGAGCGCGGCGGTCGAGCAGGCGTTCACCGACCACTGGGGCCGGCTGCTCGCACTGCTGACCGGCCAGCTGCGCAGTCTGGAGATTGCGGAGGAGTCGCTGGCCGACGCCTTCGAGCGCGCCCTCCGGCACTGGGCCGTGGACGGTGTACCCGACCGGCCGGAGGCCTGGCTGCTCACCACCGCCCGCCGCCGCGGCGTCGACCAGTTGCGCCGGGAGAAGACCCTGGCCCGCAAGCTGCCCCTGCTCGTGGTCGACGCCGAGCCGGCCGGGGTGACCGGCACCGCGGACACCACCGACCTCGCCGACCTCGTGGCCGGCAGTGCCGAGGAGGAGATACCGGACGAGCGCCTCCGGCTGTTGTTCACCTGTTGCCACCCGGCGCTGGCGATGCCGGCCCGCGTGGCGCTCACCCTCCGCATGGTCGGTGGCCTCACCACAGCCGAGATCGCCCGCGCGTTCCTGGTGTCCGAGCCCACCATGGCGGCCCGGATCACCCGGGCGAAGAAGAAGATCGCCGCGGCCGGCATTCCTTACCGCGTGCCGCGTGGCGCGGATCTGCCCGCGCGGCTCGGTGGTGTCCTCGCGGTCCTGTATCTCGTCTTCACCGAGGGGCACGCGGCGTCGTCGGGGGAGACCCTCGTGCGCAGCGGACTGTGCGCGGAGGCGATCCGGTTGACCCGGGTGGTGGCCGCGCTGCTGCCCGCGGAGCCGGAGCCGGTGGCTTTGCTCGCGCTGATGGTGCTGCAGCACTCCCGGCGGGACGCGCGCACCGACGAGGGGGGCAGGCTCGTGGTCCTGCCCGACCAGGACCGTTCCCGCTGGCACCGGGCCGAGATCGACGAGGGTGTCGCGCTGGTCGAGCGGGCGGCGTCGTACGGGCGGTTGTCGGCGTACCTCCTGCAGGCGGCGATCGCCGCCGAACACGCCAGCGCGTCCGAGGCCTCCGACACCGACTGGGCGGCCATCGCCCAGCTGTACGAACGACTCGAACGCCTCACCGACGGCTCGCCCGTCGTCCGGCTCAACCGCGCGGTCGCCGTCGCCGAGACCTCCGGAGCAGACGCCGGGCTGGCCCTTCTCGAGGGCTTGGAGGAGCGGCTCGGCGACTACCAGCCGTTGCTCGTCGCCCGGGCCGACTTCCTCCGGCGGACCGGCGACCACACCGCTGCCCGGGCCGCCTACACGAGAGCCCGCGAGCTGACCGGGAACGACGCCGAACGCGACTTCCTCGACCGCAAGCTGGCCGAACTCGACGACCAGCCCGCCGAGCTGCCACCGAGGTGA
- the ligD gene encoding non-homologous end-joining DNA ligase, which translates to MATPYEEIEVGDRTVRLTNPDKIYFPERGFTKRDVVRYFLSVGEGILGALRERPTTLERWPGGVFEGAKLSTRADNRGDAFYQKRIPKGAPEWVETARIAFPSGRFADEVCPTELAVVAWAANLGTLTFHPWPVRRADVDHPDQIRIDLDPQPGTDFTHAVAVAPQVRELLHELGMEGWPKTSGGRGLHVYVPIQPRWTFTEVRRAVIALGRELERRMPDHVTISWWKEERGEKVFVDYNQMARDRTIASAYSLRANPRATVSAPLRWDELTEVRPEDFDLETMPKRFAEVGDLHAGVSEEAYDLTPLLEWADRDARDHDLGDLPYPPDYPKMPGEPMRVQPSRAKKA; encoded by the coding sequence ATGGCGACGCCGTACGAAGAGATCGAGGTCGGTGACCGCACCGTCCGCCTCACCAACCCCGACAAGATCTACTTTCCCGAGCGGGGCTTCACCAAGCGGGACGTGGTGCGCTACTTCCTGTCCGTCGGTGAAGGCATCCTCGGCGCGCTCCGCGAGCGGCCGACGACCCTGGAGCGCTGGCCCGGCGGCGTGTTCGAGGGCGCGAAGCTGTCCACTCGGGCCGACAACCGCGGTGACGCGTTCTACCAGAAGCGCATACCCAAGGGTGCGCCCGAGTGGGTGGAGACCGCCCGCATCGCGTTCCCGAGCGGGCGGTTCGCCGACGAGGTGTGCCCGACCGAGCTCGCGGTGGTCGCCTGGGCGGCCAACCTCGGCACGCTGACGTTCCACCCCTGGCCGGTACGCCGCGCCGACGTCGACCATCCCGACCAGATCCGGATCGACCTCGATCCTCAGCCCGGCACCGACTTCACCCACGCGGTGGCGGTGGCACCGCAGGTGCGGGAGTTGCTGCACGAGCTCGGCATGGAGGGCTGGCCGAAGACCTCCGGTGGCCGCGGCCTGCACGTCTACGTCCCGATCCAACCGCGGTGGACGTTCACCGAGGTACGCCGCGCCGTGATCGCCCTGGGCCGGGAGCTGGAACGCCGGATGCCGGACCACGTGACGATCTCGTGGTGGAAGGAGGAGCGCGGCGAGAAGGTGTTCGTCGACTACAACCAGATGGCCCGTGACCGCACGATCGCCTCGGCGTACTCCCTGCGGGCCAACCCGCGGGCGACCGTGTCGGCTCCGCTGCGCTGGGACGAGCTGACCGAGGTCCGACCCGAAGACTTCGACCTGGAGACGATGCCCAAGCGGTTCGCCGAGGTGGGCGACCTGCACGCTGGAGTAAGCGAGGAGGCGTACGACCTCACGCCCCTGCTGGAGTGGGCCGATCGGGACGCCCGTGATCACGACCTGGGTGACCTTCCCTACCCGCCCGACTACCCGAAGATGCCGGGTGAGCCGATGCGAGTGCAGCCCAGCCGGGCGAAGAAGGCCTGA